The Deltaproteobacteria bacterium genome window below encodes:
- a CDS encoding DUF47 domain-containing protein translates to MFRIIPRDQEFFVLFQKASENIVDGAVRLKDLLEQFDDLRERVRRIEEVEHKGDTLTHEIVKKLNTSFVTPIDREDILALASSLDDVIDLIEAAATRLLLYKVTEATPHAKELGFLILKCVQELHKGITHLPSSKGRDHVYEHCVEVNSLENEADRVCRDAIAYLFEHEKDPVFILKWKEIYETLETATDRCEDAANVLEGVALKNA, encoded by the coding sequence ATGTTCCGGATCATTCCGCGGGACCAGGAGTTCTTCGTTCTCTTCCAGAAGGCTTCGGAGAACATCGTCGACGGGGCGGTGCGGCTCAAGGACCTCCTCGAGCAGTTCGACGATCTCCGCGAGAGGGTCCGGAGGATCGAGGAGGTCGAGCACAAGGGCGACACCCTCACCCACGAGATCGTCAAGAAGCTGAACACCTCCTTCGTCACCCCGATCGACCGCGAGGACATCCTCGCGCTGGCGTCCTCCCTGGACGACGTGATCGACCTGATCGAGGCGGCGGCCACGCGGCTGCTGCTCTACAAGGTCACCGAGGCCACGCCGCACGCCAAGGAGCTGGGGTTCCTGATCCTCAAGTGCGTGCAGGAGCTGCACAAGGGGATCACGCACCTGCCGTCGTCGAAGGGACGGGACCACGTCTACGAGCATTGCGTCGAGGTCAACTCCCTCGAGAACGAGGCGGACCGGGTCTGCCGGGACGCGATCGCCTACCTGTTCGAGCACGAGAAGGACCCCGTGTTCATCCTGAAGTGGAAGGAGATCTACGAGACGCTCGAGACGGCCACCGACCGGTGCGAGGACGCGGCGAACGTGCTGGAAGGCGTCGCGCTGAAGAATGCCTGA